One window of the Eschrichtius robustus isolate mEscRob2 chromosome 13, mEscRob2.pri, whole genome shotgun sequence genome contains the following:
- the PA2G4 gene encoding proliferation-associated protein 2G4: MSGEDEQQEQTIAEDLVVTKYKMGGDIANRVLRSLVEASCSGVSVLSLCEKGDAMIMEETGKIFKKEKEMKKGIAFPTSISVNNCVCHFSPLKSDQDYILKEGDLVKIDLGVHVDGFIANVAHTFVVDVALGTQVTGRKADVIKAAHLCAEAALRLVKPGNQNTQVTEAWNKVAHSFNCTPIEGMLSHQLKQHVIDGEKTIIQNPTDQQKKDHEKVEFEVHEVYAVDVLVSSGEGKAKDAGQRTTIYKRDPSKQYGLKMKTSRAFFSEVERRFDAMPFTLRAFEDEKKARMGVVECAKHELLQPFNVLYEKEGEFVAQFKFTVLLMPNGPMRITSGPFEPDLYKSEMEVQDAELKALLQSSASRKTQKKKKKKASKTAENATSGETLEENEAGD, encoded by the exons GGGTACTTCGGTCTTTGGTGGAAGCATCCTGTTCAGGTGTGTCGGTACTGAGCCTGTGTGAGAAAGGTGATGCCATGATAATGGAAGAGACAGGGaagattttcaaaaaagaaaaagaaatgaagaaag GTATTGCCTTTCCCACCAGCATTTCAGTAAATAACTGTGTATGTCACTTCTCCCCTTTGAAGAGCGACCAGGACTATATTCTCAAGGAAGGTGACTTGGTAAAAAT CGACCTTGGGGTCCATGTGGATGGCTTCATCGCTAATGTGGCTCACACTTTTGTGGTTGATGTAGCTCTG GGGACCCAAGTAACAGGGCGGAAAGCAGATGTCATTAAGGCAGCTCACCTTTGTGCTGAAGCTGCCCTACGCCTGGTCAAACCTGGAAACCAG AACACACAAGTGACAGAAGCCTGGAACAAAGTTGCCCACTCATTTAATTGCACACCAATAGAAG GTATGCTGTCACACCAATTGAAGCAGCATGTCATCGATGGAGAGAAAACCATTATCCAGAATCCCACAGACCAGCAGAA GAAGGACCATGAGAAAGTTGAATTTGAGGTACATGAAGTATATGCTGTGGATGTTCTCGTCAGCTCAGGAGAGGGCAAG GCCAAGGATGCAGGACAGAGAACCACCATTTACAAAAGAGACCCTTCTAAGCAGTATGGCCTGAAAATGAAAACTTCTCGTGCCTTCTTCAGTGAGGTTGAAAGGCGTTTTGATGCCATGCCCTTTACTTTAAG agCATTTGAAGATGAGAAGAAGGCCCGCATGGGTGTGGTGGAGTGCGCCAAACACGAACTGCTACAACCATTTAATGTTCTCTATGAGAAGGAGG GTGAATTTGTTGCCCAGTTTAAATTTACAGTTTTGCTTATGCCCAATGGCCCCATGCGGATAACCAGTGGTCCCTTTGAGCCTGACCTTTATAAGTCTGAGATGGAGGTCCAGGATGCAGAGCTCAAG GCCCTCCTCCAGAGTTCGGCAAGTCGGAaaacccagaaaaagaaaaaaaagaag GCCTCTAAGACTGCAGAGAATGCCACCAGTGGGGAAACTTTAGAAGAAAATGAAGCTGGGGACTGA
- the ZC3H10 gene encoding zinc finger CCCH domain-containing protein 10 isoform X2 has translation MSPGVPFLASLSAPFSVLFTWSPAELRRHCTEPARLETCCEPSSDVEVETHRSPGLHLSYLSHQGWQEKEESPELGGTRMPDRDSYANGTGSSGGGPGGGGSEEASGTGAGSGGASSDAICRDFLRNVCKRGKRCRYRHPDMNEVSNLGVSKNEFIFCHDFQNKECSRPNCRFIHGSKEDEDGYKKTGELPPRLRQKVAAGLGLSPADLPNGKEEVPICRDFLKGDCQRGAKCKFRHLQRDFEFDARGGGGAGGGGSTGPVPPGRRHDLYDIYDLPDRGFEDHEPGPKRRRGGCCPPDGPHFESYEYSLAPPRGVECRLLEEENAMLRKRVEELKKQVSNLLATNEVLLEQNAQFRNQAKVMTLSSTAPATEQTLAPTVGTVTTFNHGIAQTHTTLSSQALQPRPVSQQELVAPAGAPAAPPANAAPPAAPPPPPPHLNPEITPLSAALAQTIAQGMAPPPVSMAPVAVSVAPVAVSMAQPLAGITMSHTTTPMVTYPIASQSMRITAMPH, from the exons ATGTCACCCGGAGTCCCCTTCCTCGCTTCACTAAGTGCTCCCTTTAGTGTCCTGTTCACCTGGTCCCCGGCTGAGCTCCGGCGGCACTGCACAGAACCTGCCAGGCTAGAGACATGCTGCG AACCCAGCAGTGATGTGGAGGTGGAGACCCACAGGAGCCCCGGACTTCACCTGAGCTACCTCAG TCACCAAGGGtggcaagaaaaggaagaaagcccTGAGTTGGGGGGGACCAGGATGCCTGACCGGGACAGCTATGCCAACGGCACTGGGAGCAGCGGTGGAGGCCCTGGAGGCGGTGGCAGCGAGGAGGCCAGTGGGACAGGGGCAGGCAGTGGCGGGGCCAGCTCAGATGCTATCTGTAGAGACTTCCTGAGGAATGTGTGCAAGCGAGGCAAGCGTTGCCGCTATCGCCATCCGGACATGAATGAGGTGTCCAACTTGGGGGTGAGCAAAAATGAGTTCATCTTCTGCCATGACTTCCAGAACAAGGAGTGTAGCCGCCCAAACTGCCGATTCATCCATGGCTCCAAGGAGGATGAGGATGGCTATAAAAAGACAGGAGAGCTTCCCCCTCGGCTGAGGCAGAAAGTGGCAGCCGGCCTGGGCCTTTCACCAGCTGACCTACCAAATGGGAAGGAGGAGGTCCCTATCTGCCGTGACTTTCTCAAGGGTGATTGCCAGAGAGGCGCCAAGTGCAAGTTCCGTCACCTGCAGCGGGATTTTGAGTTTGATGCCCGGGGTGGAGGAGGTGCTGGTGGTGGGGGCTCAACAGGCCCAGTTCCCCCAGGACGACGTCATGATCTCTATGATATCTACGACCTCCCTGACAGGGGCTTTGAGGACCATGAGCCAGGCCCCAAGCGCCGGCGAGGTGGATGCTGCCCCCCAGATGGCCCCCATTTTGAATCATATGAATACAGCCTGGCTCCACCCCGAGGGGTGGAGTGCAGGCTGCTAGAGGAAGAGAATGCCATGCTCAGGAAGCGGGTAGAGGAGCTAAAGAAGCAGGTCAGCAACCTTCTGGCCACCAACGAGGTACTGCTGGAACAAAATGCCCAGTTCCGCAATCAGGCCAAGGTCATGACCCTGAGCTCCACTGCACCAGCAACTGAGCAGACTCTGGCCCCCACCGTGGGCACTGTCACCACTTTTAACCATGGCATCGCCCAGACTCACACTACTCTCAGCAGCCAGGCCCTACAGCCTCGCCCCGTGTCCCAGCAAGAACTGGTGGCCCCTGCGGGAGCTCCAGCTGCTCCCCCAGCTAATGCTGCACCGCCTGCCgctccaccacccccacccccacacttGAACCCAGAGATCACGCCACTGTCGGCTGCTCTGGCTCAAACAATTGCCCAGGGAATGGCACCCCCACCTGTCTCCATGGCTCCTGTGGCTGTATCTGTGGCTCCTGTGGCTGTATCGATGGCCCAGCCCTTGGCAGGAATCACAATGAGCCACACCACCACTCCCATGGTGACTTACCCCATCGCCTCCCAGAGCATGCGTATCACAGCCATGCCACACTGA
- the ZC3H10 gene encoding zinc finger CCCH domain-containing protein 10 isoform X1 translates to MSPGVPFLASLSAPFSVLFTWSPAELRRHCTEPARLETCCEPSSDVEVETHRSPGLHLSYLSSHQGWQEKEESPELGGTRMPDRDSYANGTGSSGGGPGGGGSEEASGTGAGSGGASSDAICRDFLRNVCKRGKRCRYRHPDMNEVSNLGVSKNEFIFCHDFQNKECSRPNCRFIHGSKEDEDGYKKTGELPPRLRQKVAAGLGLSPADLPNGKEEVPICRDFLKGDCQRGAKCKFRHLQRDFEFDARGGGGAGGGGSTGPVPPGRRHDLYDIYDLPDRGFEDHEPGPKRRRGGCCPPDGPHFESYEYSLAPPRGVECRLLEEENAMLRKRVEELKKQVSNLLATNEVLLEQNAQFRNQAKVMTLSSTAPATEQTLAPTVGTVTTFNHGIAQTHTTLSSQALQPRPVSQQELVAPAGAPAAPPANAAPPAAPPPPPPHLNPEITPLSAALAQTIAQGMAPPPVSMAPVAVSVAPVAVSMAQPLAGITMSHTTTPMVTYPIASQSMRITAMPH, encoded by the exons ATGTCACCCGGAGTCCCCTTCCTCGCTTCACTAAGTGCTCCCTTTAGTGTCCTGTTCACCTGGTCCCCGGCTGAGCTCCGGCGGCACTGCACAGAACCTGCCAGGCTAGAGACATGCTGCG AACCCAGCAGTGATGTGGAGGTGGAGACCCACAGGAGCCCCGGACTTCACCTGAGCTACCTCAG CAGTCACCAAGGGtggcaagaaaaggaagaaagcccTGAGTTGGGGGGGACCAGGATGCCTGACCGGGACAGCTATGCCAACGGCACTGGGAGCAGCGGTGGAGGCCCTGGAGGCGGTGGCAGCGAGGAGGCCAGTGGGACAGGGGCAGGCAGTGGCGGGGCCAGCTCAGATGCTATCTGTAGAGACTTCCTGAGGAATGTGTGCAAGCGAGGCAAGCGTTGCCGCTATCGCCATCCGGACATGAATGAGGTGTCCAACTTGGGGGTGAGCAAAAATGAGTTCATCTTCTGCCATGACTTCCAGAACAAGGAGTGTAGCCGCCCAAACTGCCGATTCATCCATGGCTCCAAGGAGGATGAGGATGGCTATAAAAAGACAGGAGAGCTTCCCCCTCGGCTGAGGCAGAAAGTGGCAGCCGGCCTGGGCCTTTCACCAGCTGACCTACCAAATGGGAAGGAGGAGGTCCCTATCTGCCGTGACTTTCTCAAGGGTGATTGCCAGAGAGGCGCCAAGTGCAAGTTCCGTCACCTGCAGCGGGATTTTGAGTTTGATGCCCGGGGTGGAGGAGGTGCTGGTGGTGGGGGCTCAACAGGCCCAGTTCCCCCAGGACGACGTCATGATCTCTATGATATCTACGACCTCCCTGACAGGGGCTTTGAGGACCATGAGCCAGGCCCCAAGCGCCGGCGAGGTGGATGCTGCCCCCCAGATGGCCCCCATTTTGAATCATATGAATACAGCCTGGCTCCACCCCGAGGGGTGGAGTGCAGGCTGCTAGAGGAAGAGAATGCCATGCTCAGGAAGCGGGTAGAGGAGCTAAAGAAGCAGGTCAGCAACCTTCTGGCCACCAACGAGGTACTGCTGGAACAAAATGCCCAGTTCCGCAATCAGGCCAAGGTCATGACCCTGAGCTCCACTGCACCAGCAACTGAGCAGACTCTGGCCCCCACCGTGGGCACTGTCACCACTTTTAACCATGGCATCGCCCAGACTCACACTACTCTCAGCAGCCAGGCCCTACAGCCTCGCCCCGTGTCCCAGCAAGAACTGGTGGCCCCTGCGGGAGCTCCAGCTGCTCCCCCAGCTAATGCTGCACCGCCTGCCgctccaccacccccacccccacacttGAACCCAGAGATCACGCCACTGTCGGCTGCTCTGGCTCAAACAATTGCCCAGGGAATGGCACCCCCACCTGTCTCCATGGCTCCTGTGGCTGTATCTGTGGCTCCTGTGGCTGTATCGATGGCCCAGCCCTTGGCAGGAATCACAATGAGCCACACCACCACTCCCATGGTGACTTACCCCATCGCCTCCCAGAGCATGCGTATCACAGCCATGCCACACTGA
- the ZC3H10 gene encoding zinc finger CCCH domain-containing protein 10 isoform X3, with amino-acid sequence MPDRDSYANGTGSSGGGPGGGGSEEASGTGAGSGGASSDAICRDFLRNVCKRGKRCRYRHPDMNEVSNLGVSKNEFIFCHDFQNKECSRPNCRFIHGSKEDEDGYKKTGELPPRLRQKVAAGLGLSPADLPNGKEEVPICRDFLKGDCQRGAKCKFRHLQRDFEFDARGGGGAGGGGSTGPVPPGRRHDLYDIYDLPDRGFEDHEPGPKRRRGGCCPPDGPHFESYEYSLAPPRGVECRLLEEENAMLRKRVEELKKQVSNLLATNEVLLEQNAQFRNQAKVMTLSSTAPATEQTLAPTVGTVTTFNHGIAQTHTTLSSQALQPRPVSQQELVAPAGAPAAPPANAAPPAAPPPPPPHLNPEITPLSAALAQTIAQGMAPPPVSMAPVAVSVAPVAVSMAQPLAGITMSHTTTPMVTYPIASQSMRITAMPH; translated from the coding sequence ATGCCTGACCGGGACAGCTATGCCAACGGCACTGGGAGCAGCGGTGGAGGCCCTGGAGGCGGTGGCAGCGAGGAGGCCAGTGGGACAGGGGCAGGCAGTGGCGGGGCCAGCTCAGATGCTATCTGTAGAGACTTCCTGAGGAATGTGTGCAAGCGAGGCAAGCGTTGCCGCTATCGCCATCCGGACATGAATGAGGTGTCCAACTTGGGGGTGAGCAAAAATGAGTTCATCTTCTGCCATGACTTCCAGAACAAGGAGTGTAGCCGCCCAAACTGCCGATTCATCCATGGCTCCAAGGAGGATGAGGATGGCTATAAAAAGACAGGAGAGCTTCCCCCTCGGCTGAGGCAGAAAGTGGCAGCCGGCCTGGGCCTTTCACCAGCTGACCTACCAAATGGGAAGGAGGAGGTCCCTATCTGCCGTGACTTTCTCAAGGGTGATTGCCAGAGAGGCGCCAAGTGCAAGTTCCGTCACCTGCAGCGGGATTTTGAGTTTGATGCCCGGGGTGGAGGAGGTGCTGGTGGTGGGGGCTCAACAGGCCCAGTTCCCCCAGGACGACGTCATGATCTCTATGATATCTACGACCTCCCTGACAGGGGCTTTGAGGACCATGAGCCAGGCCCCAAGCGCCGGCGAGGTGGATGCTGCCCCCCAGATGGCCCCCATTTTGAATCATATGAATACAGCCTGGCTCCACCCCGAGGGGTGGAGTGCAGGCTGCTAGAGGAAGAGAATGCCATGCTCAGGAAGCGGGTAGAGGAGCTAAAGAAGCAGGTCAGCAACCTTCTGGCCACCAACGAGGTACTGCTGGAACAAAATGCCCAGTTCCGCAATCAGGCCAAGGTCATGACCCTGAGCTCCACTGCACCAGCAACTGAGCAGACTCTGGCCCCCACCGTGGGCACTGTCACCACTTTTAACCATGGCATCGCCCAGACTCACACTACTCTCAGCAGCCAGGCCCTACAGCCTCGCCCCGTGTCCCAGCAAGAACTGGTGGCCCCTGCGGGAGCTCCAGCTGCTCCCCCAGCTAATGCTGCACCGCCTGCCgctccaccacccccacccccacacttGAACCCAGAGATCACGCCACTGTCGGCTGCTCTGGCTCAAACAATTGCCCAGGGAATGGCACCCCCACCTGTCTCCATGGCTCCTGTGGCTGTATCTGTGGCTCCTGTGGCTGTATCGATGGCCCAGCCCTTGGCAGGAATCACAATGAGCCACACCACCACTCCCATGGTGACTTACCCCATCGCCTCCCAGAGCATGCGTATCACAGCCATGCCACACTGA